TACCTAAAGTTGATGTTGCAAATCCGTTTCTGAACTCGTGAGGTTTATATGGCAGGCATTCTGCTTGTAGAAGATGATCCATTCTTAGGTGAAAGTTTAAAAACCGCTCTCGAATTTGAGGGCTATAAAGTGACTTGGGGTAAAAATATAAAAGACTCCGAAGCACTTGCCAGCGAATATCCGTTTGATCTCGCTATTCTCGACGTGAGCCTTCCTGATGGCAGTGGCCTTAACTTCTGCAAACACCTGCGGGACAACCGAGTTTCAGCACCTATTATCTTTCTAACGGCGCAAACGGACGAGGACAATGTGATTAAAGGTTTTGAAATGGGGGGCAACGATTATATGCGTAAGCCCTTTAGCCAAAAAGAACTCATGGCGAGGATTCATGTTCATCTCCATAAGCGACCGCGCTCGCAAGACCAGCTCATATTT
This window of the Bdellovibrionales bacterium genome carries:
- a CDS encoding response regulator transcription factor → MAGILLVEDDPFLGESLKTALEFEGYKVTWGKNIKDSEALASEYPFDLAILDVSLPDGSGLNFCKHLRDNRVSAPIIFLTAQTDEDNVIKGFEMGGNDYMRKPFSQKELMARIHVHLHKRPRSQDQLIFLDLLIQIDQRKVLLNGQPVTLNRREFDILKYMAEHPESIITREMIIQRLEGSEDTSDRTVDSHISHIRAKLKKAGAKNIKIKAEYGIGYRLTAHDPH